In Paraburkholderia youngii, the genomic stretch CAGCAGATACGCGTGCTCGCGATACGGCCACTCGACGCCGTCGACGCTAAAGCGCAACGCGCCGCTATCAACGGCGAAATCGGCGTCGGCATCGGTGCAGATGGCGCCGTCGATGCCGACGCGGCCGTCGCCGATCAGCGCGCGGCACTGGCGGCGCGAACCGAAACCTTGAGTAAAGAGGATGCTTTCGAGATTCATGGCGAGCGAAGAATAACACCGCAAGAACCGGAGCGCCCCGCAGGCCCCAAGCGCCGACGATGAATGCCTCACGTCACATCTCGGGAGTGCATCGATGTCCGCCACCACGTCTTCGTCGTCTTCGCCGTCCAACGCGCAACGGCTGCCCCGCGCCTTCCAGCGCCTCGCCTGGTCGAACCTGTGCGCGCAATCGGCCGAGCAGATCAGCCTCGCCGCCGCGCCGCTCGTCGCGGTGTTCGCGCTCGGCGCGAACGCGCGCGATACCGGTCTGCTGCAAACCGCGCAGACGCTGCCCTTCCTGTTGCTGTCGATGCCGCTCGGCGTCTGGGCCGACCGCCGCTCGCGCCGCGTGCTGATGACGCTCGCCGAGAGCGTGCGGGTCTGCGCGATGCTGTGCGTGCTGCTGCTGGTGCTCACACATGCGCTGAACCTGCCGCTGCTCGCCGCGCTCGGCTTCGTCGCGGCGACGGGCACGGTTGCCTACAACGTCGCGGCGCCTTCGCTGGTGCCGTCGATCGTGCCGCGCGAAGCCTATGCGAGCGCGAACGGCCGGCTCGAACTCGCGCGCAGCGTCGCGTATTCGGCGGGGCCGGCGCTGGGCGGCGTGCTGGTCGGCTGGATCGGCGCGGGCTGGGCGTATGGCGCCGCGGCGGGTTTGTCGGCGCTCGCGGTCGCGTTGCTGGCGGGATTGTGCGAGCCGCCGCGCGCGGCCGCGCCGCGGCGGCACTTCATGCTGGAGCTGCGCGACGGCACCCGCTTCGTGCTGCGTGATCCGCTGCTGCTGCCGATCCTGTTGACCGCCGTGTTCTTCAACCTCGGCTTCTTCATCCTGCAGGCGGTCTATGTGCCGTACGCGGTGCATCGGCTCGGGCTCGACGCGTCGGCGG encodes the following:
- a CDS encoding MFS transporter, with product MSATTSSSSSPSNAQRLPRAFQRLAWSNLCAQSAEQISLAAAPLVAVFALGANARDTGLLQTAQTLPFLLLSMPLGVWADRRSRRVLMTLAESVRVCAMLCVLLLVLTHALNLPLLAALGFVAATGTVAYNVAAPSLVPSIVPREAYASANGRLELARSVAYSAGPALGGVLVGWIGAGWAYGAAAGLSALAVALLAGLCEPPRAAAPRRHFMLELRDGTRFVLRDPLLLPILLTAVFFNLGFFILQAVYVPYAVHRLGLDASAVGVTLGAYGVGMVCGALAAPAVARRVAFGRLLIIGPSCGLLASLAMVATLVAPSFWLALASFFLLGVGPILWVVASTTLRQAITPERMIGRVSALISTATYGARPVGALLGAALSARWSIDVCLVAAAFAFLVQALIIVMSPVARLTDIPEQSAAAC